One Buteo buteo chromosome 5, bButBut1.hap1.1, whole genome shotgun sequence DNA window includes the following coding sequences:
- the G6PC2 gene encoding glucose-6-phosphatase 2 isoform X1 gives MDLLHSNGVLIIQHLQRDYRAYQDFLNFMSHVGDPRNIFSIYFPLWFQLNQVVGTKMIWVAVIGDWFNLIFKWILFGHRPYWWVQETMIYPNQSSPCLEQFPITCETGPGSPSGHAMGSSCVWYVMVTAALSYTVRWKDKSAVTLHRLTWSFLWSIFWIIQISVCISRVFIATHFPHQVILGVFAGILVAEAFEHTPAIQTASLRMYIKTNLFLFIFALGFYLVLKLLDIDLLWSVPKAKKWCANPDWINIDTTPFAGLVRNLGALFGLGFGINSEMFITSCKGKNSCKISFRILCIAASLATLQLYNFVKIPTHTEYLFYILSFCKSAAMPLTVVALVPYCVHSLMRTTEKKLN, from the exons ATGGATCTCCTTCATAGCAATGGCGTGCTTATCATTCAGCATTTACAGAGGGACTACAGGGCTTACCAGGATTTCCTTAATTTTATGTCACATGTTGGCGATCCCCGGAATATATTctcaatttattttcctctttggttTCAGCTCAACCAAGTGGTTGGTACTAAAATGATATGGGTGGCAGTCATTGGTGATTGGTTCAACCTCATATTTAAATG gaTTTTATTTGGCCATCGCCCATACTGGTGGGTGCAAGAAACAATGATTTACCCCAATCAGTCAAGCCCATGCCTTGAACAGTTTCCTATTACATGTGAAACTGGACCAG GAAGCCCATCTGGACATGCCATGGGATCTTCCTGCGTCTGGTATGTAATGGTCACAGCAGCACTTAGCTACACAGTTAGATGGAAAGATAAATCAGCAGTTACCCTTCACAG ACTGACATGGTCATTCCTCTGGAGTATTTTTTGGATTATCCAGATCAGCGTGTGCATCTCGAGAGTATTCATAGCAACACATTTCCCTCATCAAGTTATTCTTGGAGTATTTGCTG GCATTCTTGTGGCAGAAGCATTTGAACATACCCCTGCTATTCAGACAGCAAGCTTGAGAATGTACATCAAGAcaaacttgtttcttttcatctttgccCTTGGCTTTTATCTAGTCCTCAAGCTTCTTGATATTGACTTGCTATGGTCTGTTCCAAAGGCCAAGAAGTGGTGTGCCAACCCAGACTGGATAAACATTGACACAACTCCATTTGCTGGACTGGTGAGGAATTTAGGTGCACTGTTTGGCTTAGGTTTTGGAATTAATTCTGAAATGTTCATCACGAGCTGCAAAGGTAAAAATAGCTGTAAGATAAGTTTCCGCATATTGTGTATAGCTGCTTCTTTAGCTACACTGCAGCTGTATAATTTTGTTAAGATACCTACTCATACTGAGTATTTGTTctacattctttctttttgtaagaGTGCAGCTATGCCTCTGACTGTAGTTGCCTTGGTTCCATACTGTGTCCACTCGTTAATGAGGACAACTGAAAAGAAACTTAATTAG
- the G6PC2 gene encoding glucose-6-phosphatase 2 isoform X2 yields MIWVAVIGDWFNLIFKWILFGHRPYWWVQETMIYPNQSSPCLEQFPITCETGPGSPSGHAMGSSCVWYVMVTAALSYTVRWKDKSAVTLHRLTWSFLWSIFWIIQISVCISRVFIATHFPHQVILGVFAGILVAEAFEHTPAIQTASLRMYIKTNLFLFIFALGFYLVLKLLDIDLLWSVPKAKKWCANPDWINIDTTPFAGLVRNLGALFGLGFGINSEMFITSCKGKNSCKISFRILCIAASLATLQLYNFVKIPTHTEYLFYILSFCKSAAMPLTVVALVPYCVHSLMRTTEKKLN; encoded by the exons ATGATATGGGTGGCAGTCATTGGTGATTGGTTCAACCTCATATTTAAATG gaTTTTATTTGGCCATCGCCCATACTGGTGGGTGCAAGAAACAATGATTTACCCCAATCAGTCAAGCCCATGCCTTGAACAGTTTCCTATTACATGTGAAACTGGACCAG GAAGCCCATCTGGACATGCCATGGGATCTTCCTGCGTCTGGTATGTAATGGTCACAGCAGCACTTAGCTACACAGTTAGATGGAAAGATAAATCAGCAGTTACCCTTCACAG ACTGACATGGTCATTCCTCTGGAGTATTTTTTGGATTATCCAGATCAGCGTGTGCATCTCGAGAGTATTCATAGCAACACATTTCCCTCATCAAGTTATTCTTGGAGTATTTGCTG GCATTCTTGTGGCAGAAGCATTTGAACATACCCCTGCTATTCAGACAGCAAGCTTGAGAATGTACATCAAGAcaaacttgtttcttttcatctttgccCTTGGCTTTTATCTAGTCCTCAAGCTTCTTGATATTGACTTGCTATGGTCTGTTCCAAAGGCCAAGAAGTGGTGTGCCAACCCAGACTGGATAAACATTGACACAACTCCATTTGCTGGACTGGTGAGGAATTTAGGTGCACTGTTTGGCTTAGGTTTTGGAATTAATTCTGAAATGTTCATCACGAGCTGCAAAGGTAAAAATAGCTGTAAGATAAGTTTCCGCATATTGTGTATAGCTGCTTCTTTAGCTACACTGCAGCTGTATAATTTTGTTAAGATACCTACTCATACTGAGTATTTGTTctacattctttctttttgtaagaGTGCAGCTATGCCTCTGACTGTAGTTGCCTTGGTTCCATACTGTGTCCACTCGTTAATGAGGACAACTGAAAAGAAACTTAATTAG